The sequence below is a genomic window from Glycine max cultivar Williams 82 chromosome 20, Glycine_max_v4.0, whole genome shotgun sequence.
ACATGTCAAAATTTCATGACAATCCAACCGATAATGAGTTCGGGGTCGTAGTTTTACTAAGACAGCTTTAGGTTCCTGCGGGAAAGGAAAAGTTACAATGTaaagggtatttctctcagcttCGACATCTTTTCGTAGTTCCCAACGGTGAGATTGCTTGTTATTGAGTTTCGAACCATATGCTTAAATTTCACGAAGATCCAATGATAAATGAGTCTGAGATTGTCATTTTTATGAGACATGTTTGGTGGTCTGtgagaaaaagagaagattttgagaggagaagaggGAAAAAAACGAAACTGAGAGAAAGATAAGGTATCCGTCGGTATAAAAACTGACCTAATACGTCTCTGTTTATAACTAACtacttattatttactctatttatttatttttattattttataaaaagaaattctattttattctctatcaaataataaataaagtaccttttttattttctctcaaattattattttaattaataaagttatttcttttaatttatttaattataaaaaccttatCATTCTctaaaagtatatttatttgtaaataacaatctttttttttaaattagtttatgaaaaaaaataaaatgttacacAATACTCGAGATTTAAATCATAATTAGCTATAAATCAATGTAAGGTCCAAAGGTCCTCCTTTTAAGGTAGAACACTCAATCATAagctcaaaatataaaatatccaCTACAACATCATCATGAATTCGTCAATTCTCTATCATCATAAATTTAGAACTCATCAAATACATTAAGGGTGATTTGTGATTGACTTTTGAGTGTAAAACGATGTTATACTGCATGAtcattaaactcttaaaaaaaaaaactaacatgtaTTTGAGGTGACATTTTCAACTAGTAATATGCAAACTATATCTTTTGATATGATTCGAACCAAATTCTTTGAGACGTGTAACCAAACTTGTATTGCTCTTCCCTGTTACATTTCCAACCCattgttttacttttattttctctatctGCATCAAATCCGCATTCATACGATACCATTTTGAAATATTCCATTCCATAGCATGAGATGGAACTTGGAGTGGGTGTTGGAAAACAAAAGATGTATGAAAGTGATGTGGTAGGGTACTGCTGCTGGTGGGTGTTTTGGGCTTGGTTACCCACTTGATGAACAAGAAGCTTCAAGCTGTACTATTAAGGTACCATGTATCCATTCGAAAGATTTTCTGTTGGAAAGTGATTTTGTTATATAATGAATTAGaataacaataattttgttatagaaattttagctccataatttcctttttgaaaaataatttcatttatttaaggtttaaatatattatattctaTCAGTTTTGTATGGGTTTTCATGAGAATAAACTTTGAAATcactattgaaaaaaaatcacatttaaaaacaattaacacCAGTAAGAAATCACCTGGCAATGCAAATTAGAATTTTCGCAAGCaccaaaataagtaaaaaagcTTAAACCATACAAGGTCTGGTGACTATATTTGTTAAAAGAGGgaaaaaatgaatcaaacactgtaaaataacaaagaataatacactaaattagtccttaaaattttgctttttttggatATTATAATTATCTTCTACCGAAAATCTGTGGTTTGTTTATACCAAAAAAATCTCCAGAAgacaatttgaatatttaaatataaatgctTACTTATGGTTCAAAccaaactattaattaattaaattgaaaatttttcatGTGTTCATCCATGTAAGTAGATGATAATTACGaacaaaagttaattaatttagtcttttattaaaattaaaaaaaaatcattttaattcttgaaaCTAGCTAGCAACAATTATTTTGGTATTTGGCGTTATCAAATAAATGAGTTCTTTTTCTAAAGTTAAGTTGATCGTTATTCAtacttttagaaaataaatttgcgtattactaaaaagaaaaggttctaaaaatcaagagaaattttAGCAGGAGTTTTGAATCTCTGAAAAAAAATCCTCCAAACGGAGTGAATCACCTTtatcatccattttttttttcatatcacCTCTTCTTTCAAGGCTTtatatggataaatttttttataagcacttatataagagagaaaaaaaattatgaaataattttcttcataatttaaaattatataatttatgcataaattaatttgtagatattttcttatattaacttcttaaaaaagttatttttaatttatacataatctaatttttgtctataaaaaaatttcatttttattttttataagtatttataaaaataaaaatatccaaacaagtCCTAAATGAAAAAGTCACGCTATCATTATTAGCAACCcaatatataagattaagttGAAAACACGTCGTAGCTGCGACCTAAACGCAAAGTTGTTGATCAGCATGGCCACCTCAGACTTCGTAGATGCATCATATGTCATCCCCTCCCCACCACTGCCAAATGTCGATCTTTACGTAAATTTAGAAAAAGTTGGGAACAATTTAAAAGATATATAGAGAGTATCAAATTTAAACTATAAATCCTTAagtcatattatattttaaaattatataattaattatttgtagaatatgattattaaatatttttaatcttaattatttatatataattgtttggtCTAAATTTATAGTTCTCCtctttttcaattaaaagagttatatatatatatatatatatatatccaacaAAGTAAAGGTGCTTGATGCATGCTTTACTAAGGCATACACCACGTACGACACAATTCTCTCAAATTTTgaagtatataatatatatatttacaaccaaataatattaattactttcaAGGGGAGAACCTAAAAAATATCTACTAGCAAGGATAATGAAACTAtaagatcaataaaaaaatattcgaaagaaagaaaactttcaattaatctatttcttttttaagggattaatctattatataaaaaatatagttgttttgtttttttatcatgtatatagttgttttgtttcatttgtCATGGGTGATTTTATTTTGACTCGTGGACTGTTAAATAATTAACACACGTCTAATTAGACCActttctaataattaatatatattgcaATCATGTACACTTCTCAAATCAACATCATAACTCATagtgtaggaaaaaaaattaagtgtagtaccttaatcaattatttttatattttttccattaaaattaatttttctctttgataaataatatttcttcaatgttaatttttattgtataatttactGAATTGAAACTTAatccttaattaaaaataatacccGTCACAGTTTAAAGCTACTCAAATTTACATCCAAAAGACAATAAAGTTCACAGCAATTGTACTCTTTCACCTTCTTTAATACgagtttaaaagaaaagaaaaaacaaaaaatcatatacctgtaatcattatttattttgaatctgTAACATTCAGTTTATTTGAAAATCACATTCCTCTAAAAAATCACATTAGTAatcttatttctttaatttaaatagatttttattaaaattttatgctTATATATTAActcttatattaaatttattttataatatgtattttgtgtgttaaatttacaagttttataatttacatatttttgcattttaaatttttacttgtAACATCAAACACACGATATGTAATTGGAAAAAAATGCTTAATTTATCAATGTTTCACATtcacaataaaaacaataacaggacaaacaaaaaagaaataaaattaaaggaacAAAACGAAAGACCTAACTGCATGTCAGGAGTGTTGATAATGCCAATTCTGTGGTGTGACAACAAAAAATCCAACTCTGAAGGAGGTGGCTGAGATATGATTGTTTAGCAAAGAGAATgggaagaatatatatatatatatatatgattggcCTCTCCAACTCCAAGCACATGCATGAATCAAGATTAAGTTATACGTCCACTTCTTTTGCACAATGCAAGCGACAAACTTGCGTAGAATCCGTCTCACAGCTAGCTTTCTACCCCATAACCAAGCAACTTTAGTTTAAGTACCAAGTCAGGCAAAAATGTCTGGCTCCAACCATTGAGCATTTTCTCATCAGTAGTGTGCTCTCAACATCTTACACAATTGCTGACACCACAGTAAAACAGAATGCCCGGGGTTTGTGTAAAAGTAACCTAATTAACCAAGGCATAAGTTGTGTATCAATTTCTTCTTTGACTGCATGTGTcattggtgaaaaaaaaaagacttttaaGATTATTCTAAGAGAGATGTAGAATCAATTAACCAATGTCAATATATAAAGTAAGTCTTAATTTTCTTGATCAATTTTAGAAATGATTTAGAAATACACTATCTAAATCGATTAGAAATAGAATCGAtctagaattaattaaaattcactttTGAGATTGGTTGTGGTCACGAGTTATGACCAACAtataaagtctttttttttaatagaactaAAATAAACATCTTCTTTGATAAAGAGCAAATACATATCAACTCGATTTTGCATAATTAATTCACCACAGAATTACCTATTCATATAGAATCATAACcattttctatatatttagTTACAATATATGCACAAAAATCATATGGCGGTTTAGGAATGAagtatctatatatttttaacttgaGCTTATTAGCTAAATACAGATAAAGATGCTTAGTTAATtataatgtcatttttttataagtatgaTAACATAAGTATGTTcatagaagaataaaaaaaacttgaattacGAGACATAAATATATAATGGACTTGTAGGACTCACATGAGCTTGTGGATCCCATAATCTCATTATGTCTTTTTGCTTGAAAAATCCAATAATCGGACAGAATTCAAACATGTTCATAGAAGCTTATTGATAAACTCCTCTAGTTCTATATGGTGGAGGAATTTATATATGCTAGATAAAGACTATTAAAAAATGTGTAGAACCTTTCATTTTCTCAAAGTGTTATAAGAAATGTTAATTAGTAATGGAGAACAAATTTGTTTTTGGCATGATGTTTGGATTGAAAATGAtagtctaaaatattttttcctcgGTTATTTCAAATCTTTTGGCATAAATGAGAGATCTCtctcatgtttttatttttctccatttCTCAATAGATCTTTTTAAGTTAAATCAACTTACGATATTTTATCACATTCTTAGTTGTAGTCAAAGGACTTCAAATCCTTCTAATTCttttatccttaattatttttagaagttTTGCACCCTTCAAGGTGCTTGTGTTTTCTTGGCAAGTTATCATGAATAGATttccaaatcaaattaatttatgtaaaatatgtCTCAAGCATATAAGATATTTcttgtatattttgtttctttaaacaAGTTGGTCTAGTCTAGCCTGAATTTTTTGTTGATCAAGATATTGATAAAAAGTTGTCCTTGCTGCTAGTGATAAATCTTCATTGGAAACTATGAATACACACAAAGTAGATAACCTCCTCCTAACACAATTTATTTCATAGCTAAAGGCTAACCAAAATTCAATCCTTAAACCACTTTATTAAGAAATACAAATTGTTATCACTTATATCAATAGTTGTTTTTGTTAGTCTGGTCTAGTCTGTTGGTGGAATAATCAAGGTCaaactgatatatatatatatatatatgaattttaaagaaaaataataataataatgataatattgaGGCAAATAAGCCAGATGATTTGAGGGCCAACATTTTCCAAACTCAATTGTTTTTGGGCTTCTATTTTAAGTGTTCAGCCTGTGGAAACAATTTTCATCTatgcatatttttatatatgtgtatatataaaacaaaactaTCGTACgacttaattatcaaaattgacTTATACATACACTTAATGCCACTATTTTTACCATTTGATATGTATATCCcttaaaatttctcttaattttctCTTAAGCCAATCAGATTGAAGCATATCTAATGAAGTTATGCGTTAGAGCTCGAGCATACATATAAGCAACAAATGAAAATGCTTATATCACCTAGTGAAATaaggtgttttttttgttgaacgAGTTTTATGATATTCAAACGAAAAACACAGAAGAAATGagctaaaaaaaaacttggctTCTTCTAtcatagtaattagaaatagCCACGATAGAGAGAAAATTAGAAGAATAACAgtgaatacatatatataaagaaggCACAAtcacaataatttattattctcaTAATTGGTGGCAGAAGCATTCAGCAATCACATCACATTCCAAAGTAACAAATCTCaatatgaagaaaataatggCTATAAACCAAAAACTAGCAGGAAAAAATTGCAAGGGCAAGAAAGAATTGCATCTATATGTATGTATGTCATAAATATGTAAGGGTAACTTCCCAACAAACGCCCAGTGATTGCTTCCGAGTGTCCTCAGTAACCAAAGCCTTCGAGCGAAGATCTCAAAGAGCAGTTATGGCCAACATAAAACAAGGCAACAGCAACGACAAGCGCAATTAGAACACATACCCATGGTTGAATTCGCCTCTTACCCCGGTTGCGAAGAGCTGCGGGTACAGATTTTACCTTGGTCTGCCTCGTGAATTGAGATGTTTTCTGTGGCTTTTTTGTTACCTCAGCTGTTTTCTCAGTCTGTTCAAACTCTTCCACGCTTCTTGTTAGAGTTTCTGGGATAGGAGCAGATTCTTGTTCTGTATTCTCTGCAGTGACAGCAGAACCTgcctttcttctttccttcttctttgctctcttctccctttcctGCATGAAATATGCCAATGGTTATATCGTTGAAGAAGAACATGTAATTTGTTATGGGTATGTTTGGATTAATAGAAAGAGATGTGATGAAATGGAATGAATTGAAATGAAGAGGAATGAAACAGtggaataaaattttcattctgCTAAATGAACAAAATGCTAATTCCATCTCATTCCTTTCAAATTggggtgaaaaaaaaatgaaattaaacaatAGAATAAGATGGAATAGGTTCTACTAGTTTTCATTAGTATTGCATCCTAATTTTACCAATCCAAACAACATAATACCATTACATTCCATTTCGTGCATTCCATCCTCTTTGAGtctaaattatatatagttaCCTTCTCTTTCAGTTCGGCTTCTTTTTGTGCCTTTAAGGCAGCCCTTTGTTGGGCCTTCTCTGCATTACGCTTTTTCCTCAGCAGGGCCTCCTTAGCTTTCTCAATCTCCTCTAGCCTCCGCTTTTCCTTCAACTTTGCCTCCTCTTCCTCCATCCTTGCCTTCTCAGCCTTCAGTATCAACTCCTCTTCCTCCTTTGTTCTCACAGGTTCTTCTTTTTTAACTTCATCTTCATCAGACTCATCACCCCAACGAGCCACATGCTTCTCTAAGGGAGCAGGTTTGGTAGGCTTCTTAGCTTTAGTTGTCTGACTCGTTTCAGTTCTTTGTACCACAACCTTCGAAACAGGTTCATCCTTTACATTAACAGATTCTGTTGGTgtcgatttcttttcttgttcCAGAGTTGACTGCAAGACCATGGGAATATTTTTGGAAGCTCTTTCAGTTATTACATTAGGAATTACAGGGGGCTCTTCATCAGGACCAAGTGATCGGCCATCCAGGGTTTGCAGTCTCCTCAGCGTACTCCTAGTGTTGCATCGGACGTAGTCCCTTCTGAACCCATCATTTTTGTTCCATAGCTCCATAATTCTCTCAACCTATAAATTGGTTACTCATAAATGCTGAATTCAATTTATTTGCCTAATAGAATGcatgaaagaaaaagataatctCTCTACTTGATTAATGTCTAAAAAGAATCACCTGATCAACACAGAAGCATTGCAGCTCCTCTTTTTTTCCTCCCGCTGCTAGTTCCTGTGCTTTATTTGCAGCATCTCTGTATTCCCAGAAATTTTTGCTCTGTATTATCAGTACCAAAATAGGATCAATATTTGTACATGGCATTTGCAATTGTTTTATCgaagagaaaaaaccaaaaagaaaacgaATAAAGTGgaaagaatggaaaactcaaaCCTTCTCATGCAATTGTTTTTTCAAAGCCAGTAACTTAGCATATGCCTCTTGACGAGAATCATCAGCGGCCCTAAATCGAGCTAGCAACTCATTCAGTTTATCACATTCATCATTATATTTCTTCTTTGCGGCTTTAGTTTCTGTATCTGACTTCAGAACATTATTTCTAAGCACTTCCATTTCCTTCTTCAAAAGCTGTAAATGCTGAAAACAGTGAAATATTGATTAATGCATTGTCAAAGATATTAGAAATCCCCTAAAAATAAGTACCCATACTTGATATCAATAGTGCCTAGGAAATGCAATCAGGTATTTAATTCAGGAAATCTAGCAAAGAGAAGCTTTCATATGGTACCTTAAAGTGCTCTTCAATATTGTCATCCTTGTTGTCTACAGATTGTTGTGATTGATCCTGCTTTTTCATATTAGAAGACAACTCCTCACGGTTCTGCTTCAATTGTTTGATCTCGCGTATCAATTGCTTTTCTTTATTTAGAGGCAAAGTTTCATGCTGGATCATGTGTTCCATGCTTCTTATCTGCCAATAAGTCATATATCTAGACAAGTAAACACAACAAAACAGGCAGCAGAATCAAATCCTTATAAATATCCCCAGGAAGAAAATTGAAGGCATACCTTGTCATCTATATCCCCAACAGAAATTGcattgtttaatctgttcattgTGGATTGGACTGAATCTATTTCCTGGCGTTTGGATTTGAGCAAGTCACGAGCAGCTCTATGGGCTGCTATTGCAGCCCTAAACTCTTGGTCGAAATCCTTACAACTGGCCTGCCCATAGTAGGATTCAAAATAATTACGAAGATTAGTCTCAAACTTACAGAATACAAAAAAGCATCTTTTGTTGCCTTCAAAATAATATTACCTTTATAGTCTGGCTTTCGATTCGAATAGCATCTCGAATTTTAGTCTTCTCCTCTACTTGGTGAAGAGCgttttttatcttctcttttatgttttcatcatcatcatatctGGGAACCCTGATCAAATAGTAGAATGGCTTTTTCACTACCTCTGTACCCACATTCTGTCCATCCAAAGCATCTGAGGCAGGTCttgaatcttcatctccttGATTACTACCTTCACTTTCAACAGAAAGCCCACCTTTAACTGAAAGTTCAGCTTCACTGTCAACTGCATTAGTTTTCTTCTCAGACACATCAACGGAAGGTTGAGCTTCACTCTCCACTGCATTGTTTTTCATCTCAGACACAACACAAGCCTCTCTTTCACTCTGCAGGGCACCACTTGAAGTTTCAGCTTCACTATTCACTACATCGTTTTTCGTCTCACACACATCAACAGAAGGTTCACTTTCACTCTCAGCTACACCATTTGAAGGTTTAGCTTCACTCTCAACTACACCATGTGAAGGTTTAACTTCAGTCTCCACTGCACCACTTGAAGTTTTAGCTTCACTCTCCACTGCACCACTTGCTGTTTCAGCTTCACGGTTCACTGCACCATTTGAAAGTTCAGCTTCACTCTCCACTGCATCTTGTGAAGGCTCAGCTTCGCTCTCCACTGCACCTTGTGAAGGTTTAACTTCACTCTCCACTGCACCATTTGAAGGTTCAGCTTCACTATCTACTGCACCTTGTGAAGGTTCAGCTTCACTCTCCACTGCACCATTTGAAGGTTTAGCTTCTCTCGCCACTGCACCATTTGAAGGTTCAGCTTCACTCTCCACTGCACCATTTGAAGGTTCAGCTACACACCGCACTGCACCATTTGAAGGTTCGGCTTCACTCTCCACTGCACCATTTGAAGGTTCAGCTTCACTCTCCACTGCACCATTTGAAGGTCCAGCTTCACTCTCCACTGTACCCTTTGAAGGCTCAGCTTCCTTATCAACAGCACCATTTGAAGGCTCAGCTTCACTATCAACTGCACCGTTTGAAGGTTCAGCTTCACTATCAACTGCACTGTTTGAAAGTTTGGCTACACTCTCAATTGCACCATTTGAAAGTTCAGCTACACTCTCAACTGCACCATTTGAAGGTTCAGCTTCACTCTCTACTGCACCATTAGAAGGGTCAGTTTCACTCTCTAGTGCACCATTAGAAGGGTCAGTTTCACTCTCGACTGCAACATTTGAAGGTTCAGCTACACTCCCCACTGCACCATTTGAAGGCTCAGCTACACTCCCCACTGCACCATTTGAAGGTTCAGCTTCACTCTGCACTGCACCATTTGAAGGTTCAGCTTCCCTCTCAactgta
It includes:
- the LOC100798700 gene encoding plectin; the protein is MTEEQVVNVRGEVSDSVTDHRSVKANGVAHGVGGDLDLAADNNGAALSEKICKDAVSNGTAEEVSETAMVNVVSRDDELKCADGQNDTGSVQNGVVENDDKSANAVAEELVTDHDEYVVVGDSDVQNGDDVNANANGVEECEMLDGAEGSGDENGVVVSAVEGDADVNHSDREFECVDVHNDVAVETVEEEVTATTDQNVGNGNDVQGRSESVSDEDVDKSGESVNVVSADVLDEKDIVTDGDHDAEEVLEKNEILVDADGVSATTDLKQCEPEDARNSSEKGQVESVSGLAKPEPSECTEENEIAVEGEPGSKLERSEEEAGSEIVPQGENLTALNSTDVTGDGDVVSDIAVESKDEPSVDVCELKSIAVENDVDVQELKNGAVQSEIVSEMKNNTEESVAEPSNGAVESEAEPSNGAVESEADPSNGAVEWETEHSNGAVERETEHSNGAVESVAEPSNGAVESVAEPSNSAVDREDEPSNGAVDKEAEPSNGAVDKEAEPSNGAVDKEAEPSNGTVEREAEPSNGAVQSEAEPSNGAVGSVAEPSNGAVGSVAEPSNVAVESETDPSNGALESETDPSNGAVESEAEPSNGAVESVAELSNGAIESVAKLSNSAVDSEAEPSNGAVDSEAEPSNGAVDKEAEPSKGTVESEAGPSNGAVESEAEPSNGAVESEAEPSNGAVRCVAEPSNGAVESEAEPSNGAVAREAKPSNGAVESEAEPSQGAVDSEAEPSNGAVESEVKPSQGAVESEAEPSQDAVESEAELSNGAVNREAETASGAVESEAKTSSGAVETEVKPSHGVVESEAKPSNGVAESESEPSVDVCETKNDVVNSEAETSSGALQSEREACVVSEMKNNAVESEAQPSVDVSEKKTNAVDSEAELSVKGGLSVESEGSNQGDEDSRPASDALDGQNVGTEVVKKPFYYLIRVPRYDDDENIKEKIKNALHQVEEKTKIRDAIRIESQTIKASCKDFDQEFRAAIAAHRAARDLLKSKRQEIDSVQSTMNRLNNAISVGDIDDKIRSMEHMIQHETLPLNKEKQLIREIKQLKQNREELSSNMKKQDQSQQSVDNKDDNIEEHFKHLQLLKKEMEVLRNNVLKSDTETKAAKKKYNDECDKLNELLARFRAADDSRQEAYAKLLALKKQLHEKSKNFWEYRDAANKAQELAAGGKKEELQCFCVDQVERIMELWNKNDGFRRDYVRCNTRSTLRRLQTLDGRSLGPDEEPPVIPNVITERASKNIPMVLQSTLEQEKKSTPTESVNVKDEPVSKVVVQRTETSQTTKAKKPTKPAPLEKHVARWGDESDEDEVKKEEPVRTKEEEELILKAEKARMEEEEAKLKEKRRLEEIEKAKEALLRKKRNAEKAQQRAALKAQKEAELKEKEREKRAKKKERRKAGSAVTAENTEQESAPIPETLTRSVEEFEQTEKTAEVTKKPQKTSQFTRQTKVKSVPAALRNRGKRRIQPWVCVLIALVVAVALFYVGHNCSLRSSLEGFGY